The proteins below are encoded in one region of Aquisphaera giovannonii:
- a CDS encoding PP2C family protein-serine/threonine phosphatase, with protein sequence MEIRGGSQAVHEAFSTPGLDAWLYSRPHDGDACGGDVHYVSLCGGGVITRLVVADVSGHGAGVAGFSETLRQLMRKNINSKSQTRLVQALNREFGEAAQLSKFATAVVATYLAHRGTLTVSNAGHPRPLWYRASEGSWEILDRDALRRGNLPLGIDEDSSYGQFTIPLGRGDLVLFYTDALTEAADPAGRLLGEDGLLALARALDSSEPGTLLPSLLNSMEQHRGGRPADDDVTVLAIRHNASGPRRRTIGERLEVYGKVFGLKAY encoded by the coding sequence ATGGAGATCCGTGGCGGGAGTCAAGCCGTCCACGAGGCGTTCTCCACCCCCGGGCTCGACGCGTGGCTCTACAGCCGTCCCCATGACGGCGACGCGTGCGGGGGCGACGTGCATTACGTGTCGCTTTGCGGCGGCGGCGTCATCACGCGCCTGGTCGTCGCCGACGTCTCCGGCCACGGGGCCGGCGTCGCCGGGTTTTCGGAGACGCTCCGCCAGCTCATGCGGAAGAATATCAACAGCAAGAGCCAGACCAGGCTCGTGCAGGCGCTGAACCGCGAGTTCGGCGAGGCGGCACAGCTCTCCAAGTTCGCGACCGCCGTCGTGGCCACCTACCTCGCCCACAGGGGGACGCTCACCGTCTCCAACGCGGGGCACCCACGACCGCTCTGGTATCGGGCCTCGGAAGGCTCCTGGGAGATCCTGGACCGGGATGCACTCCGTCGGGGCAACCTGCCCCTGGGCATCGACGAGGACTCCTCGTACGGGCAATTCACGATCCCGCTCGGCCGAGGCGACCTCGTCCTGTTCTACACCGACGCCCTGACCGAGGCCGCCGATCCGGCCGGCCGGCTGCTCGGCGAGGACGGCCTGCTGGCCCTCGCGCGGGCCCTCGACTCGAGCGAACCGGGGACGCTCCTGCCCTCGCTGCTCAACTCGATGGAGCAACACCGCGGGGGCCGCCCCGCGGACGACGACGTGACCGTCCTGGCGATCCGGCACAACGCCTCGGGGCCTCGGCGTCGAACGATCGGGGAAAGGCTCGAGGTCTACGGGAAGGTCTTCGGCCTGAAGGCCTATTGA
- a CDS encoding FAD-dependent oxidoreductase, giving the protein MIIDARSVPTGSVIEADVCIVGGGAAGITLAREFANSSHRVILLESGGTEREQATQDLYAGSVVGQPYDLFPESRLRYFGGTTNHWGRVWCDLPHSLDFEEREGVPHTGWPVSLSHLEPWYWRAQSVLKFGPSGYELSEWGIEPAAIPGPFRGPHFVTRVLQQAPATRFGREFAPELGRAKNLSVYLHANGLRFDAAEDGGAVRQVHVGVLPDGRFTVRARIFVVSAGGIENARLLLLSENEAGVGLGNDRGLVGRYFMLHLEYSGGSIEPADPYVDLNFQTGEQGAQFRRIGGTRRFVSYITLSDETRRELKLPNFKVRFQYPRLPEMDALIRLLQRSGRGADMLRDLGAVTRRFGGVTAYLARRVLYGRNKPPAPLASISLNCTSEQMPNPESCVTLGNDLDAFGLRRIVVDWRLTEADRSGMATSNRLLDEELKRAGFGRLRSTFPEGDEGWPAGMHGDQHHMGTTRMHKDPNQGVVDENCRVHGVSNLYAAGSSVFTTGGTFNPTLTIVALALRLADHIKQNI; this is encoded by the coding sequence ATGATCATCGACGCACGATCGGTGCCGACCGGGTCCGTCATCGAGGCCGACGTCTGCATCGTAGGCGGGGGCGCCGCGGGCATCACCCTCGCGCGTGAGTTCGCCAACTCCAGCCACCGCGTGATCCTGCTGGAGAGCGGCGGCACCGAGCGGGAGCAGGCGACGCAGGACCTCTATGCCGGCAGCGTGGTCGGGCAGCCCTATGACCTCTTCCCCGAATCCCGGCTCCGCTATTTCGGCGGCACCACGAACCATTGGGGCCGGGTCTGGTGCGACCTCCCCCACTCGCTCGACTTCGAAGAACGCGAGGGCGTGCCGCATACCGGCTGGCCCGTCTCGCTGTCCCATCTCGAGCCGTGGTATTGGCGGGCACAATCCGTCCTCAAGTTCGGCCCGTCGGGTTATGAGCTCTCCGAATGGGGAATCGAACCGGCGGCGATCCCCGGGCCGTTTCGCGGCCCGCACTTCGTCACCCGCGTCCTGCAGCAGGCTCCGGCCACCCGGTTCGGCCGCGAATTCGCGCCCGAGCTCGGCCGCGCCAAGAACCTGAGCGTCTACCTGCACGCCAATGGGCTGCGATTCGACGCCGCCGAGGATGGCGGGGCGGTGCGGCAGGTCCACGTCGGCGTCCTCCCGGATGGACGCTTCACCGTTCGGGCCCGCATCTTCGTCGTATCGGCCGGCGGGATCGAGAATGCCCGCCTGCTGCTGCTCTCGGAGAACGAGGCCGGCGTCGGGCTGGGGAACGATCGCGGCCTCGTCGGTCGATACTTCATGCTCCACCTGGAATACTCGGGAGGGAGCATCGAGCCCGCGGATCCTTACGTCGACTTGAATTTCCAGACCGGCGAACAGGGCGCGCAGTTCAGGAGGATCGGCGGCACCCGGCGATTCGTGTCGTACATAACCCTCTCGGATGAGACCCGACGAGAGCTCAAACTGCCCAATTTCAAGGTGCGATTCCAGTATCCAAGGCTCCCGGAGATGGACGCGCTCATCCGGCTGCTCCAGCGGAGCGGACGCGGGGCGGACATGCTGCGGGACCTCGGCGCGGTGACGCGGAGGTTCGGCGGGGTGACGGCCTACCTCGCACGCAGGGTCTTGTATGGCCGGAATAAACCCCCGGCGCCCCTGGCATCGATCTCCCTGAATTGCACCTCCGAGCAGATGCCGAACCCGGAAAGCTGCGTCACCCTCGGCAACGACCTCGACGCCTTCGGCCTGCGGAGGATCGTCGTCGATTGGCGACTGACGGAGGCGGACCGCAGCGGCATGGCCACCTCCAACCGGTTGCTGGACGAGGAGCTGAAGCGTGCCGGCTTCGGCCGGCTCCGGTCCACCTTCCCCGAGGGCGACGAAGGATGGCCCGCCGGCATGCACGGGGACCAGCACCACATGGGAACGACCCGCATGCACAAGGACCCGAACCAGGGCGTCGTCGACGAGAATTGCCGCGTCCACGGGGTGTCCAACCTCTATGCCGCGGGCAGCTCGGTATTCACCACCGGCGGCACATTCAATCCCACGCTGACGATCGTGGCGCTGGCGCTGCGTTTGGCGGATCACATCAAGCAAAACATCTGA
- a CDS encoding DUF1553 domain-containing protein, which produces MGTVAPARTVRRALPHALSVFPFLVATAGLIAGEPEKVRFSRDVLPIFAENCLTCHGPDAKARKADLRLDVEQSTLRTKEPLVVPGKAGESELIRRVETDDADELMPPPKSGHALTKAQKETLRRWVDEGARWGKHWAFEPPIRPEIPRVSRPGWLRNPIDAFVLAKLDENKLTPAPEADRPALIRRLSLDLVGVPPSPAEVDAFLADTTPGAYDRLVDRLLASPRYGEKMALDWLDAARYADTNGYQNDFARTMWPWRDWVIAALNANQPFDAFLTDQVAGDLIPGATKAQKIATGFNRNNRTVTEAGSIDEEYRIENAVDRVETTSTAFLGLTMGCMRCHDHKYDPMTQKEFYQFLGFFNSVNEKGVYTETKGNVPPLMMVPDREQQAELDRLNGAIAAATSARDEAARTLPERRKTWEARLGASAEPQEPRDWTFRLPCDGDLKVQTASGDAQPASWRGSKPPTWAESPSGRAIRLEGDLESFAEAAPGVSLERTDAFSYGCWTRPQGEGACLSKMDDAHGYRGFDLLITGEGKAQVHIVHDWPAVALKVTSKQPIPKGSWSHVFVVHDGSGKASGLKLWVNGRAVEVDVESDALKDSIVNDQPLRIGRRSTSAPFKGEIADVRLYRRALSADELRDLAAAPFLAIAREPAAKRSPAREAFLYRYYRENADEALKRTEAELAGLQARKALLEAQVPTVMVMEDMPKPRPGFLLKRGQYDLPDKSQPVEPGVPACLNPLPKDAPRNRLALARWLTSPDNPLTARVLVNRIWQQHFGNGLVKTAENFGVQGEPPSHPALLDWLATEMIRTGWDRKAMHRLIVGSATYRQSSKASEELGSSDPENRLLARGGRFRLPAELVRDNALAIAGLLSSHVGGPSVKPYQPAGLWEDLAGGAGEGPYVQDQGEKLYRRSLYVYRKRTVPHPVMSTFDAPSREICQVKRARTNTPLQALALLNDVTYVEPAGHLALRMFAEGGSTPADRLAYAFRRATARFPTEREIGLLSEGLDRYRRAFAAEPSAVRQWLQQARIDAAAGVDPVELAAHAASASVILNLDETVTRE; this is translated from the coding sequence ATGGGAACGGTCGCCCCCGCCCGTACCGTCCGCCGTGCCTTGCCCCATGCGCTGTCCGTTTTCCCTTTCCTGGTCGCTACGGCCGGCCTGATCGCGGGGGAGCCGGAGAAGGTGCGGTTCAGCCGCGACGTCCTCCCCATCTTCGCCGAGAACTGCCTGACCTGCCACGGCCCGGACGCGAAGGCCCGCAAGGCGGACCTGCGGCTGGATGTGGAGCAGAGCACGCTGCGGACGAAGGAGCCGCTCGTGGTTCCGGGGAAGGCCGGCGAGAGCGAGCTGATCCGCCGCGTGGAGACGGACGACGCGGATGAGCTGATGCCACCGCCGAAGTCCGGGCACGCGCTGACGAAGGCCCAGAAGGAGACGCTCCGCCGCTGGGTGGACGAAGGCGCGAGGTGGGGCAAGCACTGGGCCTTCGAGCCACCGATCCGCCCGGAGATCCCGCGCGTCTCCCGGCCTGGATGGCTCCGGAACCCGATCGACGCCTTCGTCCTGGCGAAGCTCGACGAGAACAAGCTGACCCCGGCGCCGGAGGCGGACAGGCCCGCGCTCATCCGCCGCCTCTCGCTGGACCTGGTCGGCGTCCCGCCATCGCCGGCGGAGGTGGACGCCTTCCTGGCCGACACCACGCCGGGTGCCTACGACCGGCTCGTCGATCGGCTGCTCGCCTCGCCCCGCTACGGCGAGAAGATGGCCCTGGACTGGCTGGACGCCGCCCGGTATGCGGACACCAACGGGTATCAGAACGACTTCGCGCGCACGATGTGGCCCTGGCGCGACTGGGTCATCGCCGCCCTGAACGCGAACCAGCCCTTCGATGCCTTCCTCACGGACCAGGTCGCCGGCGACCTCATCCCTGGGGCCACGAAGGCCCAGAAGATCGCCACCGGCTTCAACCGGAACAACCGGACCGTCACCGAGGCCGGCTCGATCGACGAGGAATACCGGATCGAGAACGCCGTCGATCGGGTCGAGACCACGTCCACCGCGTTCCTGGGCCTGACCATGGGCTGCATGCGGTGCCATGATCACAAATATGACCCGATGACGCAGAAGGAGTTCTACCAGTTCCTGGGCTTCTTCAACAGCGTCAACGAGAAGGGCGTCTACACCGAGACGAAGGGGAACGTCCCGCCGCTGATGATGGTCCCCGACCGGGAGCAGCAGGCCGAGCTGGACCGGCTGAACGGGGCGATCGCGGCGGCGACGTCGGCTCGCGACGAGGCCGCGAGGACGCTGCCCGAACGGCGGAAGACCTGGGAGGCCCGGCTCGGGGCCTCGGCCGAGCCCCAGGAGCCTCGCGACTGGACCTTCCGGCTCCCGTGCGACGGGGACCTCAAGGTGCAAACCGCCTCGGGCGACGCGCAGCCGGCCTCGTGGCGGGGCTCGAAGCCGCCGACCTGGGCGGAATCGCCGTCCGGGAGAGCGATCCGGCTCGAGGGCGACCTGGAATCCTTCGCCGAGGCCGCCCCCGGCGTGAGCCTCGAGAGGACCGACGCCTTCTCCTACGGATGCTGGACTCGGCCGCAAGGCGAGGGGGCCTGCCTCAGCAAGATGGACGATGCCCACGGCTATCGCGGCTTCGATCTCCTGATCACCGGCGAGGGCAAGGCCCAGGTGCACATCGTGCACGACTGGCCGGCCGTGGCCCTCAAGGTGACGAGCAAGCAGCCGATCCCCAAGGGTTCCTGGTCTCACGTCTTCGTCGTCCACGACGGCAGCGGCAAGGCGTCAGGCCTGAAGCTCTGGGTGAATGGACGTGCCGTCGAGGTGGACGTCGAGAGCGATGCGCTGAAGGACTCGATCGTCAACGATCAGCCGCTCCGGATCGGCCGCCGGTCCACCTCCGCGCCGTTCAAGGGGGAGATCGCCGACGTCCGGCTCTACCGCCGTGCCCTGTCCGCGGACGAGCTCCGCGACCTCGCCGCCGCCCCCTTCCTGGCGATCGCCCGCGAGCCGGCGGCGAAGCGGAGTCCCGCGCGGGAGGCCTTCCTCTATCGCTATTACAGGGAGAACGCGGACGAAGCCCTCAAGCGGACCGAGGCGGAGCTCGCCGGCCTCCAGGCGAGGAAGGCCTTGCTCGAGGCGCAGGTCCCGACCGTCATGGTCATGGAGGACATGCCGAAGCCCCGGCCGGGCTTCCTCCTCAAGCGCGGCCAGTACGACCTGCCGGACAAGTCCCAGCCAGTCGAGCCGGGCGTCCCGGCGTGCCTCAACCCTCTCCCTAAGGACGCGCCGAGGAATCGCCTGGCGCTGGCCCGCTGGCTGACCTCGCCGGACAACCCGCTCACCGCCCGGGTCCTGGTGAACCGGATCTGGCAGCAGCACTTCGGGAACGGCCTGGTGAAGACGGCCGAGAACTTCGGCGTGCAGGGCGAGCCGCCTTCGCACCCGGCGCTCCTCGACTGGCTGGCCACCGAGATGATCCGGACCGGCTGGGACCGGAAGGCGATGCATCGCCTGATCGTGGGCAGCGCGACGTATCGCCAGTCTTCGAAGGCCTCGGAGGAGCTCGGCAGCAGCGACCCGGAGAATCGCCTCCTCGCCAGGGGTGGGCGGTTCCGCCTGCCGGCGGAGCTGGTCCGAGACAACGCCCTGGCGATCGCCGGGCTGCTGTCGTCGCACGTCGGCGGGCCGTCGGTGAAGCCCTACCAGCCGGCCGGACTCTGGGAGGACCTCGCGGGCGGGGCGGGGGAGGGGCCCTACGTGCAGGACCAGGGGGAGAAGCTCTACCGGCGCAGCCTCTACGTCTATCGCAAGCGGACCGTGCCGCATCCGGTCATGAGCACGTTCGACGCCCCCAGCCGCGAGATCTGCCAGGTGAAGCGGGCGAGGACCAACACGCCGCTCCAGGCCCTCGCCCTCCTCAACGACGTCACCTACGTGGAACCGGCCGGCCACCTGGCCCTGCGGATGTTCGCCGAAGGGGGCAGCACCCCGGCCGACCGCCTCGCCTACGCCTTCCGGCGGGCGACCGCCCGGTTCCCGACCGAGAGGGAGATCGGCCTCCTGAGCGAGGGCCTGGATCGCTACCGCCGTGCCTTCGCGGCCGAGCCGTCGGCGGTCCGGCAATGGCTCCAGCAGGCGAGGATCGACGCCGCGGCGGGCGTCGACCCGGTCGAGCTGGCCGCCCACGCCGCCTCCGCCAGCGTCATCCTCAACCTGGACGAGACCGTCACGCGCGAGTGA
- a CDS encoding DUF1501 domain-containing protein, giving the protein MEPLEIAQELNRRQFLGRAGLGLGSIALGSLFGADALAADASRSGVPKGDSKGLPGLPHFAPKAKRIIYLFQSGAPSQLDLFDDKPRLRDRRGIELPESVRMGQRITTMTSGQKSLPVAPSIFKFARHGESGATFSELLPHTSRIADDLCVIRSMQTEAINHDPAITFVQTGSQLAGRPSMGAWVAYGLGSMNENLPAFVVLLSRGRTDQPLYDRLWGSGFLPTKYQGVKLRGGKEPVLYLANPAGCSAGLRRQMLDDLGSLNQIRHDQTGDPEILTRVAQYELAYRMQSSVPELTDLSGEPKSVLDRYGPDVTRPGSYAANCLLARRLAERGVRFIQLYHMGWDQHGDLPNQIRSQCRDTDQASAALVSDLKERGLLDDTLVIWGGEFGRTVYSQGTLTATDYGRDHHPRCFTIWLAGGGIRAGYTHGETDDFSYNITRDPVEVYDLNATILSLLGIDHTRLTYRFQGRDFRLTDVHGRVVKEILA; this is encoded by the coding sequence ATGGAACCGCTGGAGATCGCCCAGGAGCTGAACCGCAGGCAATTCCTCGGCCGGGCCGGCCTCGGGCTGGGCTCGATCGCGCTCGGCTCGCTCTTCGGCGCCGACGCCCTGGCTGCGGACGCCTCGCGATCGGGCGTGCCGAAGGGCGATAGCAAGGGCCTCCCGGGGCTGCCGCACTTCGCCCCGAAGGCGAAGCGGATCATCTACCTGTTCCAGTCCGGCGCCCCGTCGCAGCTCGACCTGTTCGACGACAAGCCCCGGCTCCGGGACAGGCGGGGGATCGAGCTCCCCGAGTCGGTCCGGATGGGCCAGCGGATCACGACGATGACGTCGGGCCAGAAGAGCCTGCCCGTCGCGCCGTCGATCTTCAAGTTCGCCCGCCACGGCGAGAGCGGCGCCACGTTCAGCGAGCTGCTGCCCCACACGTCGCGGATCGCCGACGACCTCTGCGTCATCCGCTCGATGCAGACCGAGGCGATCAACCACGACCCGGCGATCACCTTCGTGCAGACGGGCTCCCAGCTCGCCGGCCGGCCGAGCATGGGGGCCTGGGTGGCCTACGGCCTCGGGAGCATGAACGAGAACCTGCCGGCCTTCGTCGTGCTGCTGTCCCGCGGCCGGACCGACCAGCCGCTCTACGATCGCCTCTGGGGCAGCGGCTTCCTGCCGACGAAGTACCAGGGCGTCAAGCTCCGCGGCGGGAAGGAGCCGGTGCTCTACCTGGCGAATCCCGCGGGCTGCTCGGCCGGCCTGCGGCGCCAGATGCTGGACGACCTCGGCTCGCTCAACCAGATCCGCCACGACCAGACGGGCGACCCGGAAATCCTCACGAGGGTGGCCCAGTATGAGCTCGCCTACCGGATGCAGTCGTCCGTCCCCGAGCTGACCGACCTCTCCGGCGAGCCGAAGTCCGTCCTTGATCGCTACGGCCCGGACGTGACGAGGCCGGGCTCCTACGCGGCGAACTGCCTGCTGGCCCGCCGACTGGCCGAGCGCGGGGTCCGGTTCATCCAGCTGTACCACATGGGCTGGGACCAGCACGGCGACCTGCCGAACCAGATCCGCTCGCAGTGTCGCGACACCGACCAGGCCTCCGCGGCGCTCGTGTCCGACCTCAAGGAGCGTGGCCTGCTGGACGACACGCTGGTGATCTGGGGGGGCGAATTCGGCCGGACGGTCTACTCGCAGGGCACGCTCACGGCGACCGACTACGGCCGCGACCATCACCCCCGCTGCTTCACGATCTGGCTGGCCGGCGGCGGCATCCGGGCCGGCTACACCCACGGCGAGACCGACGACTTCTCCTACAACATCACCCGCGACCCGGTCGAGGTCTACGACCTGAACGCGACGATCCTCTCGCTCCTGGGCATCGACCACACCCGCCTGACGTACCGCTTCCAGGGCCGGGACTTCCGGCTGACCGACGTCCACGGCCGGGTCGTCAAGGAGATCCTGGCCTGA
- a CDS encoding Gfo/Idh/MocA family protein: protein MQQKKSKLNRRNFLGTTGAAMAAGAFAHPAIGAAKGANEKLNIAILGPGGRAQEHIRILKHIKDETKLVDIVGLCDVWDGNDVAKRGLYYSAKKCGLDAEGKDKDRITKDYRKILENKDIDLVLIATPDHWHAKMSIDAMEAGKDVYCEKPMTHTIDEARRVAETVKKTGRVFTVGVQSTADPRWRMANSMIVDGKIGKVMQGQTSYYRNSDVGQWRYYDLTKDMTPKTVDWKMFLGTEFGLAPDQPFDRARYAQWRCYWDFGGGMYTDLFVHQLTHLIMAMGVRFPRRVVGAGGLYMEYDGRDVPDVATVVADYDEGCQVLISATMCNDTQLPEVIRGHNATITFNRTPEKGFNVSQQRLASHPAPPGSNTGEGGELFNPQQPREDTRALWEHFLGCVRSSNQETLCPADLGYAAITTVNLGVQSYREGKAYFFDKETGAVSPADTSWAAHWEKVSHDRGKPTQVMGWKAGETGSLLVPPAYQKLEGPWVDGKDPAEKA, encoded by the coding sequence ATGCAGCAGAAGAAATCCAAGCTCAACCGCCGCAACTTCCTGGGGACCACCGGCGCCGCCATGGCCGCCGGGGCCTTCGCCCATCCGGCCATCGGTGCCGCCAAGGGGGCCAACGAGAAGCTGAACATCGCCATCCTGGGCCCCGGCGGCCGCGCCCAGGAACACATCCGCATCCTGAAGCATATCAAGGACGAGACCAAGCTCGTCGACATCGTCGGCCTGTGCGACGTCTGGGACGGCAACGACGTCGCCAAGCGGGGCCTCTACTACTCGGCCAAGAAGTGCGGGCTGGACGCCGAGGGCAAGGACAAGGATCGGATCACCAAGGATTACCGCAAGATCCTCGAGAACAAGGACATCGACCTCGTCCTCATCGCCACGCCGGACCATTGGCACGCGAAGATGTCCATCGACGCCATGGAGGCGGGCAAGGACGTCTACTGCGAGAAGCCGATGACCCACACCATCGACGAGGCCCGCAGGGTCGCGGAGACGGTGAAGAAGACCGGCCGGGTCTTCACGGTCGGCGTCCAGTCCACCGCCGACCCCCGGTGGCGGATGGCCAACTCGATGATCGTGGACGGCAAGATCGGCAAGGTCATGCAGGGGCAGACGTCCTACTACCGCAACAGCGACGTCGGCCAGTGGCGGTATTACGACCTCACCAAGGACATGACCCCCAAGACGGTCGACTGGAAGATGTTCCTGGGGACGGAATTCGGCTTGGCCCCCGATCAGCCGTTCGACCGCGCCCGGTATGCCCAGTGGCGCTGCTACTGGGATTTCGGCGGCGGCATGTACACCGACCTCTTCGTCCACCAGCTCACCCACCTGATCATGGCGATGGGCGTCCGCTTCCCCCGCCGCGTCGTCGGCGCCGGCGGCCTCTACATGGAGTATGACGGCCGCGACGTCCCGGACGTCGCCACCGTCGTCGCCGATTACGACGAGGGCTGCCAGGTCCTCATCTCGGCGACCATGTGCAACGACACCCAGCTCCCCGAGGTCATCCGCGGCCACAACGCGACCATCACGTTCAATCGCACGCCCGAGAAGGGCTTCAACGTCTCCCAGCAGAGGCTCGCGAGCCATCCCGCCCCTCCGGGCAGCAATACGGGCGAGGGCGGCGAGCTCTTCAATCCTCAGCAGCCCCGCGAGGACACCCGCGCCCTCTGGGAGCACTTCCTCGGCTGCGTCCGGTCGAGCAATCAGGAGACGCTCTGCCCGGCCGACCTCGGCTACGCCGCGATCACGACCGTGAACCTGGGCGTCCAGTCCTACCGCGAGGGCAAGGCGTACTTCTTCGACAAGGAGACCGGCGCCGTGTCCCCGGCCGATACGTCCTGGGCCGCCCACTGGGAGAAGGTGAGCCACGATCGCGGCAAGCCGACCCAGGTCATGGGCTGGAAGGCCGGAGAGACCGGCTCGCTCCTCGTGCCCCCCGCCTACCAGAAGCTGGAAGGCCCCTGGGTCGACGGCAAGGACCCCGCCGAGAAGGCCTGA
- a CDS encoding N-acetylglucosamine-6-phosphate deacetylase translates to MGRGRETIVGRDYRSSRWIELSIDGAAIADVRQAGGPEMPSPRDTWVAPAFWDIQVNGRLGHSFSSPQLTEEQVRDVVTAQASMGTARVCPTLITATREETLHGLKTIDAACRRWADVDRMVLGIHLEGPYLSEREGYRGAHPAPAMRDPDPTDFEELHEASGHRIVLVTLAPERRGAIEFIAWARSRGVAIALGHTAADEATLDAAVAAGASLSTHLGNGIAANLPRHPNPIWHQAADDRLLASLIADGHHLDADTLRVLARAKGPSRTILVSDASPLAGLPPCTYGGWAVDPAGKVVVAGTPYLAGSNRSLMVGLENYVAAMPCGVADAIGCVTANPARLLERPAPELEAGSPANLILFEQPEPGRLLPLRICVDGRWSEPSVDGSPRPRQPFGV, encoded by the coding sequence TTGGGGCGAGGTCGCGAGACGATCGTCGGCCGGGATTACCGCTCGTCGCGGTGGATCGAGCTATCCATCGACGGTGCGGCGATCGCGGACGTCCGCCAGGCGGGAGGGCCGGAGATGCCCTCCCCGCGAGACACGTGGGTTGCCCCGGCGTTCTGGGACATCCAGGTGAACGGCCGGCTGGGCCACTCGTTCTCGTCGCCGCAACTCACGGAGGAACAGGTCCGGGATGTCGTGACGGCCCAGGCCTCGATGGGCACCGCGAGGGTCTGCCCGACCCTCATCACGGCGACGCGGGAGGAGACGCTGCACGGGTTGAAGACCATCGACGCCGCGTGCCGTCGCTGGGCGGACGTGGATCGCATGGTCCTCGGCATCCACCTGGAGGGCCCGTACCTCTCCGAGCGTGAAGGTTACCGGGGCGCCCACCCCGCTCCGGCGATGCGCGACCCCGACCCGACTGACTTCGAGGAGTTGCACGAGGCCTCGGGCCATCGGATCGTTCTGGTCACGCTGGCGCCCGAGCGACGCGGGGCCATCGAGTTCATCGCATGGGCTCGCTCGCGGGGCGTGGCGATCGCCCTCGGTCATACCGCGGCCGACGAGGCCACACTCGACGCGGCCGTCGCGGCGGGGGCGTCGCTGAGCACCCACCTGGGGAACGGCATCGCCGCGAACCTTCCGAGACACCCCAACCCGATCTGGCACCAGGCCGCCGACGATCGGCTCCTCGCTTCTCTCATCGCCGACGGCCACCACCTGGACGCCGACACGCTCCGCGTGCTCGCCCGGGCCAAGGGCCCCTCCCGGACGATCCTGGTCAGCGACGCCAGCCCGCTGGCGGGCCTGCCGCCCTGCACGTACGGCGGCTGGGCCGTCGATCCGGCGGGCAAGGTCGTCGTCGCGGGCACTCCCTACCTCGCCGGGTCCAACCGATCCCTGATGGTTGGGCTCGAGAATTACGTGGCCGCCATGCCGTGCGGGGTCGCGGATGCGATCGGCTGCGTCACCGCCAACCCGGCGCGGCTACTCGAGCGGCCCGCCCCGGAGCTCGAGGCCGGGTCGCCCGCGAACCTCATCCTCTTCGAGCAGCCCGAGCCGGGCCGTTTGCTGCCGCTCCGGATCTGCGTGGACGGCCGATGGTCCGAGCCGAGCGTCGACGGCTCGCCCCGTCCCCGGCAACCGTTCGGTGTCTGA